One window of Desulfarculus baarsii DSM 2075 genomic DNA carries:
- a CDS encoding helix-turn-helix domain-containing protein, with product MFTIHFARTRRSIANALSDIINPPMEGRFLPIFAECKVIEVISLMLNDIHAGNQGCGRPSSLTTAEVARLYNVRDLLNASTSDPPPLIQLAHDHGFTHNKLNKGFRELFGSTVYEYVRAIRLEKAREMLLSGDRNVTEACYGVGYSNISHFAKIYRQQYGESPSRSRKRYFIVD from the coding sequence ATGTTCACGATCCATTTCGCGCGGACCAGACGCAGCATTGCCAACGCCTTATCCGACATCATCAATCCGCCCATGGAAGGCCGTTTTCTGCCGATCTTCGCCGAATGCAAGGTCATCGAGGTGATCTCGCTGATGCTCAACGACATCCACGCCGGCAATCAGGGTTGCGGGCGTCCTTCCAGCCTGACCACGGCGGAAGTCGCCAGGCTTTATAATGTCCGCGATCTGCTCAACGCCAGCACGAGCGACCCGCCGCCCCTCATCCAATTGGCCCACGACCACGGCTTTACGCACAACAAGCTCAACAAGGGATTCCGGGAGCTGTTTGGCTCCACGGTCTACGAATATGTCCGCGCCATTCGTTTGGAAAAGGCGCGAGAGATGTTGTTGTCCGGCGACCGCAACGTCACCGAGGCCTGCTATGGTGTCGGATACTCCAACATCAGTCATTTCGCCAAGATATACAGGCAACAATACGGCGAAAGCCCCAGCCGTTCGCGAAAACGGTATTTTATTGTCGATTGA